A region from the Sandaracinus amylolyticus genome encodes:
- a CDS encoding alpha/beta fold hydrolase, with the protein MPHRFMQLSDRFLVGQLQLRGFTSRRVRTSAGHVHVLEAAGRGSLPPLLVLHGFSAAGHLYDGVMLRMRPHARRIVAPDMLGHGLSDMPAAGLCESACRSALLETIDRIVDEPCIVFGNSLGGAAALTLAIDRPEKVRGLFLVAPGGAPMDAAELGAFVDRFRLRTHDEALDFVDRLFAKPHPMRQVLAWGTRKQFGRPGLRDLLERVKPEDLLCPRELGRLRMPIQVVWGAADRILHPTHLDFFRRHLPAHAKLQVVEHYGHTPHMDHPEELHRRLLAFARLVHARTPQREVVTSPGVELSASAERPELPGISASVAP; encoded by the coding sequence GTGCCGCACAGGTTCATGCAGCTCTCGGATCGCTTCCTCGTCGGCCAGCTCCAGCTCCGCGGCTTCACGAGCCGCCGAGTCCGTACGAGCGCCGGCCACGTGCACGTGCTGGAGGCCGCCGGCCGCGGCTCGCTGCCGCCGCTCCTCGTGCTCCACGGGTTCTCCGCCGCCGGCCACCTCTACGACGGCGTCATGCTGCGGATGCGCCCGCACGCGCGACGCATCGTCGCGCCCGACATGCTCGGCCACGGCCTCAGCGACATGCCCGCGGCGGGCCTCTGCGAGAGCGCGTGCCGCAGCGCGCTGCTCGAGACGATCGACCGCATCGTCGACGAGCCCTGCATCGTCTTCGGCAACTCGCTCGGCGGCGCGGCCGCGCTCACCCTCGCGATCGACCGCCCCGAGAAGGTGCGCGGCCTCTTCCTCGTCGCCCCCGGCGGCGCGCCGATGGACGCCGCCGAGCTCGGCGCGTTCGTCGATCGTTTCCGCCTGCGCACCCACGACGAGGCGCTCGACTTCGTCGACCGCCTCTTCGCGAAGCCGCACCCGATGCGCCAGGTGCTCGCGTGGGGCACGCGCAAGCAGTTCGGCCGCCCCGGCCTGCGCGACCTGCTCGAGCGCGTGAAGCCCGAGGATCTCCTCTGCCCGCGCGAGCTCGGTCGCCTCCGCATGCCGATCCAGGTCGTCTGGGGCGCCGCCGACCGCATCCTGCACCCGACGCACCTCGACTTCTTCCGCCGGCACCTGCCCGCCCACGCGAAGCTGCAGGTCGTCGAGCACTACGGGCACACGCCGCACATGGATCACCCCGAGGAGCTGCATCGACGGCTGCTCGCGTTCGCTCGGCTCGTGCACGCGCGCACGCCGCAGCGCGAGGTCGTCACGAGCCCGGGCGTCGAGCTCTCGGCTTCGGCCGAACGGCCGGAATTGCCGGGCATTTCGGCCTCCGTCGCTCCTTGA
- a CDS encoding CapA family protein: MRALACRAVVLAALVLALAPVRAQDADGPELALGGDVIFDGHITYAIERFFGDAPGPALRELLAETTPALSRADLAIVNLETPVGPRTHERGPEHDAPTFAAPPELLDALAQAGVDALTVANNHAYDQGVAGLASTLEHTARARLPAIGAGRDLDDAARAIVLDARGHRIAIAAFSEGTNRRVRDGDPDAPRIAIASDERIDASVRAARRDADFVVVSLHWTSPLDDRPTRTMQRFARVAADAGADLVYAHGPHQPAPAGRITTSDGRVVPVLWSLGNLVAVMDVDDDRVHAPEPSVRDAIVARVRTRRSDHGRLEVASIASDAYWIATPQRAWWSDPTSAMVRPLSLRAELARIARAACGPRCDRYAASYRARERMLASLLGAETPVESASPELASTTPIARPRSAPRIEHEPPTIPPELARGVALRIEFPHDGAVESSVDRAQIRAIADLLLADRSLRVEIVARPARTERAGIALQRAHRARGLVAILGPSRARFTLRDAPPAATASITLRVSR, translated from the coding sequence GTGCGTGCCCTCGCCTGCCGCGCCGTCGTCCTCGCCGCGCTCGTGCTCGCGCTCGCGCCGGTGCGCGCGCAGGACGCGGACGGCCCCGAGCTCGCGCTGGGCGGCGACGTCATCTTCGACGGCCACATCACCTACGCGATCGAGCGCTTCTTCGGCGACGCGCCCGGGCCCGCGCTGCGCGAGCTCCTCGCCGAGACGACGCCCGCGCTGTCGCGCGCGGACCTCGCGATCGTGAACCTCGAGACGCCGGTCGGACCGCGCACCCACGAGCGCGGCCCCGAGCACGACGCGCCCACGTTCGCCGCACCGCCCGAGCTGCTCGACGCGCTCGCGCAAGCGGGCGTCGACGCGCTCACCGTGGCGAACAACCACGCGTACGATCAGGGCGTCGCCGGCCTCGCGAGCACGCTCGAGCACACCGCGCGCGCTCGGCTCCCCGCGATCGGCGCAGGGCGCGATCTCGACGACGCAGCGCGCGCGATCGTGCTCGACGCGCGGGGACATCGCATCGCGATCGCGGCGTTCAGCGAGGGCACGAACCGGCGCGTGCGCGACGGAGATCCCGACGCGCCGCGCATCGCGATCGCGAGCGACGAGCGCATCGATGCATCGGTGCGCGCGGCGCGGCGCGATGCCGACTTCGTCGTCGTGAGCCTGCACTGGACGAGCCCGCTCGACGATCGCCCCACCCGCACGATGCAGCGCTTCGCGCGCGTCGCGGCCGACGCCGGTGCCGATCTCGTGTACGCGCACGGCCCGCACCAGCCCGCGCCCGCGGGTCGGATCACGACGAGCGACGGGCGTGTCGTTCCCGTGCTCTGGTCCCTCGGCAATCTCGTCGCCGTCATGGACGTCGACGACGATCGCGTGCACGCGCCCGAGCCCTCCGTGCGCGACGCGATCGTGGCGCGAGTGCGCACGCGTCGCAGCGATCACGGCCGCCTCGAGGTCGCGTCGATCGCGAGCGACGCGTACTGGATCGCGACCCCGCAGCGCGCGTGGTGGAGCGACCCCACGAGCGCGATGGTGCGCCCGCTCTCGCTGCGTGCCGAGCTCGCCCGGATCGCGCGCGCGGCGTGCGGCCCGCGTTGTGATCGCTACGCCGCGTCGTACCGCGCGCGGGAGCGCATGCTCGCGTCGCTGCTCGGCGCGGAGACGCCCGTCGAGAGCGCCTCGCCCGAGCTCGCCTCCACGACGCCGATCGCGAGGCCGCGGAGCGCTCCGCGCATCGAGCACGAGCCTCCCACGATCCCACCCGAGCTCGCGCGAGGCGTCGCGCTGCGCATCGAGTTCCCGCACGACGGCGCGGTCGAGTCCTCGGTCGATCGCGCGCAGATCCGAGCGATCGCCGATCTCCTGCTCGCGGATCGCAGCCTGCGCGTGGAGATCGTCGCGCGTCCCGCGCGGACCGAGCGCGCCGGGATCGCGCTCCAGCGCGCCCACCGCGCGCGCGGCCTCGTCGCGATCCTCGGCCCCTCGCGCGCCCGCTTCACCCTGCGCGACGCGCCGCCCGCCGCGACCGCGTCGATCACGCTGCGCGTGTCGCGCTGA
- a CDS encoding CAP domain-containing protein — protein MSCSRSVAVCAIVLVVVMTGCEGSVDDDRPRVSLDGAMGGADAGPATGDECETLGEIGACNGTTARWCEGGAVREERCADDARVCGVVAGRHRCTDPPPPECGDPIEQEQLRITNEERTRAGLSPLECDPGLTRAARLHSQDMCDQGYFEHDSLDGRTFRDRIDAQGVSWRAIGENIARGQPTPQAVHDAWMDSSGHRANILGEQFGRIGIGHVACGGNGPYWTQDFAD, from the coding sequence ATGTCGTGCTCGAGGAGCGTCGCGGTGTGCGCGATCGTGCTCGTGGTGGTGATGACGGGCTGCGAGGGATCGGTCGACGACGATCGGCCGCGCGTGTCGCTCGACGGAGCGATGGGAGGCGCGGACGCGGGCCCAGCGACCGGCGACGAGTGCGAGACGCTCGGCGAGATCGGCGCGTGCAACGGGACGACGGCGCGCTGGTGCGAGGGTGGCGCCGTGCGCGAAGAGCGCTGCGCGGACGACGCGCGCGTGTGCGGCGTCGTCGCGGGCCGACATCGCTGCACGGACCCGCCGCCGCCGGAGTGCGGCGATCCGATCGAGCAGGAGCAGCTGCGGATCACGAACGAGGAGCGCACGCGCGCGGGGCTCTCACCGCTGGAGTGCGATCCCGGGCTGACGCGCGCGGCGCGCCTGCACTCGCAGGACATGTGCGATCAGGGCTACTTCGAGCACGACTCGCTCGACGGGCGCACGTTCCGCGATCGCATCGACGCGCAGGGCGTCTCCTGGCGCGCGATCGGCGAGAACATCGCGCGAGGCCAGCCGACGCCGCAGGCGGTGCACGATGCGTGGATGGACAGCTCGGGCCACCGCGCGAACATCCTCGGCGAGCAGTTCGGCCGCATCGGGATCGGGCACGTCGCGTGCGGCGGCAACGGGCCGTACTGGACGCAGGACTTCGCCGACTGA
- a CDS encoding DUF6986 family protein: MLEDDPDIARSLAALAPTKATPVRRQPIHVVYAGAPRFTAELSTKLGAIALRALDEHASDPLELARALGNDPRSAARVHERVRQKLEREPVEDFRIDFEDGYGPHSDDEEDADARRAAAELVRGLDAGTLPPSIGIRIRPLEGESARRALRTLELFVTEAGRLPSPFVVTLPKVESEDALRLLARALDRLEAQLGLARGAITIEAMMETPRALLDARGACPLSRWPDACDGRLSGVHLGAYDLSASIDVPAPHQTLHHPICVDALLRAQLALAGRDVHVSDGATTRLPLAPKNASHDDARAAVHGGWREHAEHVREAIALGVWQGWDLHPAQIVARLGALHGFFLGSLADATARMANFRAERERATRVGATFDDAATGRGLRGFFARGLACGALTRDDLAAAGLDG, encoded by the coding sequence ATGCTCGAGGACGATCCCGACATCGCGCGATCGCTCGCCGCGCTCGCGCCGACGAAGGCCACGCCGGTGCGGCGTCAGCCGATCCACGTGGTGTACGCGGGCGCGCCGCGCTTCACGGCGGAGCTCTCGACGAAGCTCGGCGCGATCGCGCTCCGCGCCCTCGACGAGCACGCGAGCGACCCGCTCGAGCTCGCGCGCGCGCTCGGCAACGATCCGCGCTCGGCGGCGCGGGTGCACGAGCGCGTCCGTCAGAAGCTCGAGCGCGAGCCGGTCGAGGACTTCCGCATCGACTTCGAGGACGGCTACGGGCCGCACTCCGACGACGAAGAGGACGCGGACGCGCGCCGGGCCGCGGCCGAGCTCGTGCGAGGGCTCGATGCCGGCACGCTCCCGCCGTCGATCGGCATCCGCATCCGCCCGCTCGAGGGCGAGAGCGCACGTCGCGCGCTGCGCACGCTCGAGCTCTTCGTGACCGAGGCCGGGCGCTTGCCCTCGCCGTTCGTCGTCACGCTCCCCAAGGTCGAGTCGGAGGACGCGCTGCGTCTGCTCGCGCGCGCGCTCGATCGCCTCGAGGCGCAGCTCGGCCTCGCGCGCGGCGCGATCACGATCGAGGCGATGATGGAGACGCCGCGTGCGCTGCTCGACGCGCGCGGCGCGTGCCCGCTCTCGCGATGGCCCGACGCATGTGACGGTCGGCTCTCCGGCGTGCACCTCGGCGCGTACGATCTCTCGGCGTCGATCGACGTGCCCGCGCCGCACCAGACGCTGCACCACCCGATCTGCGTCGACGCGCTCCTGCGCGCGCAGCTCGCGCTCGCGGGCCGCGACGTGCACGTCTCCGACGGCGCGACCACGCGGCTCCCGCTCGCGCCCAAGAACGCAAGCCACGACGACGCACGCGCCGCGGTGCACGGAGGCTGGCGCGAGCACGCGGAGCACGTGCGCGAGGCGATCGCGCTCGGCGTGTGGCAGGGCTGGGATCTCCATCCCGCGCAGATCGTCGCGCGGCTCGGCGCGCTGCACGGGTTCTTCCTGGGCTCGCTCGCGGACGCGACGGCGCGCATGGCGAACTTCCGCGCCGAGCGAGAGCGCGCGACGCGCGTCGGCGCGACGTTCGACGATGCGGCCACCGGGCGCGGCCTGCGAGGGTTCTTCGCGCGCGGTCTCGCGTGTGGCGCGCTCACGCGAGACGATCTCGCTGCCGCGGGCCTCGACGGCTGA
- a CDS encoding tetratricopeptide repeat protein, with the protein MAKPPGTSSAHELDTRLLRFRTRPGSEDASRLAADLLQADRAVDAIDVTAAGLRGAPDDLSLLVLDGRAHYAAGDLLRAQAALLKAARIAPAQKEPFRWLGEVLLKRGDPQRAIKVLERARAIDADDRTVQALHQRAERLARIADSEADADLGVPSLASDGDLPEERTVVRAEVSAQLANSTRPPSPAPVRRAEHDLPEEEDSPTSLMDRQDIVKALQPLKGAPATATRPLEPRGDEPRAATPGLGAPDRPVTRPHKATLPLGAGIVPAARPAPAAKPTPAPAVKPMAAAPMPAAPMPAASRPTPRGPASAMPPPLAPRATPPAPTRPAEPPRASTPPPLRPAEPPRASAPPALRSAEPPPPEPFAARPSPVPARRALDDVPAAPPRLAEPVVSPAPPAAESVRPPLARASSRPPAPEPEDAELVAPDDDAVPRPAPDFETGERAGHPEDVDEILGMLESQGIFEPPTGDVAAWAPRKEAGVTGTRIGVWMAAAWVLTAGLAAGGWFGWQKYVEQRHARAAELVAQAREEARIGDHQRLVDAERHLREARELNPNDATNSTVLLFVQAQLALEDGAFEVGYLRPAIARAERMEADAQWLHAARAVIAAGEGDREAARTAIGHALENGGAEQAGILYVAGRLEQRLGVDTALEHLQQAVERDAQLTAAAIALAEARHDEGRPEEAVTLIDQVLARDAENLRAQLWRAFLTADDRDPGEAIAALAPIEARLEHGAPTDRVLTELTRARLMRRQGEHERAAEAVDAALRAGAQEPRLLALMARAAMNAGRLVQAEYAATAAVRGSPSSVDFRKLLANIHLERRNGERAIATLAQLPADDPDVVLMTGRAAILVGSDEALAGAGAALDQYVQEHEDANVELRALRIRIGVQTGDPAPMLAAARQLARDNPGDPVASLALGEAALRARDPETAARALEQVVQASPDDAEGHYLLGRARRMQGDGEGAKRSLERAIALRSEHVDAKIALGGLLLDMGEDEAAERLYGELSRAAGSAGGLSLAAAGRLGRVEALIGLGRLDDAQVQMEGVREGDRETAAARLTGARLALARGRAGDAIRDLRALLPAEGSGQQASPTVLALYGDALLAAGQVEPSAAAYEQALATDSELPEALIGRAELYVRGEAERDAAPLLARARASLRTRIRPPRLQARLTMLEGRVALMSRDMDTARTKLREATAIAGVPVEAFFHLGEALAGENAPEARAAYERYLALAPEGSFASRARRAIR; encoded by the coding sequence GTGGCGAAGCCCCCCGGCACCAGCTCGGCGCACGAGCTCGACACGCGGCTCCTGCGGTTCCGCACCCGTCCGGGCAGCGAGGACGCGAGCCGACTCGCCGCCGATCTCCTCCAGGCCGACCGCGCGGTCGACGCGATCGACGTGACCGCGGCCGGGCTGCGCGGTGCGCCGGACGACCTCTCGCTGCTCGTGCTCGATGGACGGGCGCACTACGCGGCGGGCGACCTGCTGCGCGCGCAAGCGGCGTTGCTCAAGGCCGCGCGCATCGCGCCGGCGCAGAAAGAGCCGTTCCGCTGGCTCGGCGAGGTGCTGCTGAAGCGCGGCGATCCCCAGCGCGCGATCAAGGTGCTCGAGCGGGCGCGCGCGATCGACGCGGACGACCGCACGGTGCAGGCGCTGCACCAGCGCGCGGAGCGCCTCGCGCGCATCGCGGACAGCGAGGCCGACGCGGATCTCGGCGTGCCTTCTCTCGCGTCCGACGGCGACCTGCCCGAAGAGCGCACGGTGGTGCGCGCCGAGGTCTCGGCGCAGCTCGCGAACAGCACGCGGCCGCCCTCCCCCGCGCCGGTGCGACGCGCGGAGCACGATCTCCCGGAAGAAGAGGACTCGCCGACCTCGCTGATGGATCGGCAGGACATCGTGAAGGCGCTGCAGCCCCTCAAGGGCGCGCCCGCGACCGCGACGCGTCCGCTCGAGCCCCGCGGAGACGAGCCGCGCGCCGCGACGCCGGGCCTCGGCGCGCCCGATCGTCCGGTGACGCGCCCGCACAAGGCGACGCTCCCGCTCGGCGCGGGGATCGTGCCCGCCGCGCGGCCCGCGCCCGCTGCGAAGCCGACGCCCGCGCCCGCCGTGAAGCCGATGGCCGCGGCGCCGATGCCCGCCGCACCGATGCCCGCCGCGTCGCGACCGACGCCGCGGGGGCCTGCGTCGGCGATGCCACCGCCGCTCGCACCGCGTGCGACGCCGCCCGCGCCGACGCGACCGGCCGAGCCGCCTCGCGCATCGACGCCGCCGCCGCTGAGGCCCGCGGAGCCGCCGCGCGCGTCGGCGCCGCCCGCCCTGCGATCCGCCGAGCCGCCGCCCCCCGAGCCGTTCGCTGCGCGTCCGTCGCCCGTGCCGGCGCGCCGAGCTCTCGACGACGTGCCCGCCGCGCCGCCGCGCCTCGCCGAGCCCGTCGTCTCCCCCGCGCCGCCTGCCGCCGAGAGCGTGCGTCCGCCGCTCGCGCGCGCGTCGTCGCGTCCGCCCGCGCCGGAGCCCGAGGACGCCGAGCTCGTCGCGCCCGACGACGATGCAGTGCCGCGGCCGGCGCCCGACTTCGAGACCGGTGAGCGCGCCGGCCACCCCGAGGACGTCGACGAGATCCTCGGGATGCTCGAGTCGCAGGGCATCTTCGAGCCGCCGACCGGCGACGTGGCCGCGTGGGCGCCGCGCAAGGAAGCGGGCGTCACCGGCACGCGCATCGGCGTGTGGATGGCGGCCGCGTGGGTGCTCACCGCGGGGCTCGCCGCGGGTGGCTGGTTCGGCTGGCAGAAGTACGTCGAGCAGCGCCACGCGCGCGCCGCCGAGCTCGTCGCGCAGGCGCGCGAGGAAGCGCGCATCGGCGACCACCAGCGCCTCGTCGACGCCGAGCGCCACCTGCGCGAGGCGCGCGAGCTCAACCCGAACGACGCGACCAACTCCACGGTGCTGCTCTTCGTGCAGGCACAGCTCGCGCTGGAGGACGGCGCGTTCGAGGTGGGCTATCTGCGCCCGGCGATCGCGCGCGCCGAGCGCATGGAGGCCGACGCGCAGTGGCTGCACGCGGCGCGCGCGGTGATCGCGGCCGGCGAAGGCGATCGCGAGGCGGCGCGCACCGCGATCGGGCACGCGCTCGAGAACGGCGGCGCGGAGCAGGCGGGCATCCTCTACGTCGCAGGGCGTCTCGAGCAGCGGCTCGGCGTGGACACGGCGCTCGAGCACCTGCAGCAGGCCGTCGAGCGCGACGCGCAGCTGACCGCGGCGGCGATCGCGCTCGCCGAGGCGCGCCACGACGAGGGCCGTCCCGAGGAGGCCGTCACGCTGATCGATCAGGTCCTCGCGCGCGACGCCGAGAACCTCCGCGCGCAGCTGTGGCGCGCGTTCCTCACGGCCGACGATCGCGATCCCGGCGAGGCGATCGCGGCGCTCGCGCCGATCGAGGCGCGGCTCGAGCACGGCGCGCCGACGGATCGTGTGCTCACCGAGCTCACGCGCGCGCGGCTGATGCGTCGCCAGGGCGAGCACGAGCGCGCGGCCGAGGCCGTCGATGCGGCGCTCCGCGCGGGCGCGCAGGAGCCGCGCCTGCTCGCGCTGATGGCGCGCGCGGCGATGAACGCGGGGCGCCTCGTGCAGGCCGAGTACGCGGCGACGGCCGCGGTGCGCGGGAGCCCGTCGAGCGTCGATTTCCGGAAGCTTCTCGCGAACATCCACCTCGAGCGCCGCAACGGCGAGCGCGCCATCGCGACGCTCGCGCAGCTGCCGGCCGACGATCCCGACGTCGTGCTGATGACGGGTCGCGCCGCGATCCTCGTGGGCAGCGACGAAGCGCTCGCGGGCGCGGGCGCCGCGCTCGATCAGTACGTGCAGGAGCACGAGGACGCGAACGTCGAGCTGCGCGCGCTGCGCATCCGCATCGGCGTGCAGACGGGCGACCCCGCGCCGATGCTCGCGGCGGCGCGACAGCTCGCGCGCGACAACCCGGGGGATCCGGTGGCCAGCCTGGCGCTCGGCGAGGCCGCGCTGCGCGCGCGTGATCCCGAGACCGCGGCGCGCGCGCTCGAGCAGGTCGTGCAGGCCTCGCCCGACGACGCCGAGGGCCACTATCTCCTCGGCCGCGCGCGACGCATGCAGGGCGACGGCGAGGGCGCGAAGCGCAGCCTCGAGCGCGCGATCGCGCTGCGCTCCGAGCACGTCGACGCGAAGATCGCGCTCGGCGGGCTGCTGCTCGACATGGGCGAGGACGAGGCCGCGGAGCGCCTCTACGGCGAGCTCTCGCGCGCGGCGGGCAGCGCGGGCGGGCTCTCGCTCGCGGCGGCGGGTCGGCTCGGGCGCGTCGAAGCGCTGATCGGGCTCGGTCGCCTCGACGACGCGCAGGTGCAGATGGAGGGCGTGCGCGAGGGCGATCGCGAGACCGCCGCGGCGCGCTTGACCGGCGCGCGCCTCGCGCTCGCGCGCGGTCGAGCCGGCGATGCGATCCGCGATCTCCGCGCGCTGCTCCCCGCGGAAGGAAGCGGACAGCAAGCGTCGCCGACGGTGCTGGCGCTCTACGGCGACGCACTGCTCGCGGCGGGTCAGGTCGAGCCCTCGGCAGCCGCGTACGAGCAGGCGCTCGCGACCGACTCGGAGCTGCCCGAGGCGCTGATCGGACGCGCCGAGCTGTACGTGCGCGGCGAGGCCGAGCGCGATGCTGCGCCGCTCCTCGCGCGCGCTCGCGCGTCGCTTCGCACGCGCATCCGCCCGCCGCGCCTGCAGGCGCGCTTGACGATGCTCGAGGGGCGCGTCGCGCTGATGAGCCGCGACATGGACACCGCGCGCACCAAGCTGCGCGAGGCCACCGCGATCGCCGGCGTACCGGTCGAAGCGTTCTTCCATCTCGGCGAAGCGCTCGCGGGTGAGAACGCGCCCGAGGCGCGCGCCGCGTACGAGCGCTACCTCGCGCTCGCGCCCGAAGGCAGCTTCGCGAGCCGCGCCCGACGCGCCATCCGTTGA
- a CDS encoding ArsR/SmtB family transcription factor: MKDAVFSRDPDDVRAEPAPDLRPVEGPEADEDLARLAKALGHPTRVMILRRVRVRDGCTCTELVGELGLAQSTVSEHLRVLREAGLVHASEGEAPRNPYRADVHRLRRLKALVGSL; encoded by the coding sequence ATGAAGGACGCGGTGTTTTCGCGTGATCCCGACGACGTGCGCGCCGAGCCGGCGCCCGATCTCCGCCCGGTCGAGGGCCCGGAGGCCGACGAGGACCTCGCCCGACTGGCGAAGGCGCTCGGCCATCCGACGCGCGTGATGATCCTGCGCCGCGTCCGCGTGCGCGACGGCTGCACGTGCACCGAGCTCGTCGGTGAGCTCGGCCTCGCGCAGTCGACCGTCTCCGAGCACCTGCGCGTGCTGCGCGAGGCCGGCCTGGTGCACGCGAGCGAGGGCGAAGCGCCGCGCAACCCGTACCGCGCGGACGTGCATCGGCTGCGAAGGCTGAAGGCGCTGGTCGGCTCGCTCTAG